AATAATGGACGACGAAATGGAGCCTCTTGTTAAAAAAGGTGAAGAATTGCTTAAGGAATGGGAGGTCGAGCAGTTTCTTTCTAACCCATATGATAGTTTGAATGCATTTGTGTCTTTTTCCTCAGGAGCAGGCGGTACTGATGCGCAGGATTGGACTGAAATGTTAGTGCGAATGTATATTAGATGGTCAGAAAGAAAAAAATTCAAAGCAGAACTCCTGGAAGAAATGCCCGGAGATGAGGCAGGTTTAAAAAGCGCTCTCCTCCACATTAAAGGAGATTTTGCTTATGGGTTGTTAAGAGGTGAAGCCGGAGTACATCGCCTTGTTCGTATATCCCCGTTCGATTCTAACAAGAGAAGACACACATCTTTTGCGCTTGTGGAAATTACTCCTGAGTTAGCAGATATTGAAGATATAGAAATAGATCGTAAAGATCTCAGAATCGATATTTATTGCGCAAGTGGACATGGCGGACAAAACGTGCAAAAAGTGGCAACTGCGGTACGCATCATTCACATTCCAACGGGAATCACTGCAGAATGCCAGAATGAACGTTCTCAACTACAAAACAAGGCAATGGCAATGAAAGTGCTTAAATCTCGACTTCTAATGAAACAAGAAGAAGAAAGAAAAACAGAGTTAAAAAAAATAAAAGGAAAACATAAATCCGCAGAATGGGGCAATGAAATACGCTCCTACGTGCTGCAACCGTATAGAATGGTCAAAGACCATCGAACTGATCAGGAAACAGGGCAAGTGGAAAAAGTATTGGAAGGAGATTTAGATGCGTTTATATGGACATATCTTACACATTCAAAAGCATATAAAACCGACTAAAAAGTCAATAGTCGCAGGACTGCTAAGCATAGCAGGTATAACAATAGGTTCGGCAATATTTGCTGCAGGATTTAATATATTTATCTTGCCAAATCATATAGCACCCGGTGGATTTATTGGAATTGCCGTGATTCTCCATTATTATTTCCCATTTCTACAAATTGGAACAATGATAATTATTATGAATGTTCCTCTCTTAATCATTGGATTAAAGAGACTCGGATGGAATTTTTTATTCGGAACTATTGCAGGTACACTGCTTTCATCTGTGTTTATTGATCTATTTGCACCATATCTTCCACAACTTCAGACAGATGCAATTCTTGCCGCAATATACGGAGGATTCCTTATGGGTGCGGGAATCGGTATTATCTTCAGATCGTTTGGTTCAACAGGAGGAAGTGACTTACTTGGGCAAATTATATACGATTTTACAGGATTGCCTTTTGGACAAGCAATGATGCTCATTGATGTGGTTATTATTATCCTTGCCGGTGTTGTGTTTCGTAACATCAATGTTTCACTTTACTCAATTATTGCTGAACTTGTAAGCAATAAGACAATTGACATCGTGCAAAGTGGCCTGACATTTTCAAAAGCAGTATATATTATTACGCAGAAACCTGTTAAAATTAAAGAAGTAATTTTAAATGAAATAAAAAGAGGGGTAACAGAAATAACAGCAATGGGTGGATACACGGGAGAGATTAAAAAAATGCTCCTTATTGTAGTGCCACATACTCAGGTATCCAAGATTAAAAAAGTTGTGAGAGAGGCAGATCCTGAAAGTTTTGTAATTGTAGCAGAACTCTCTGAAGTGATAGGCAGCGGATTTAAATCGATAAAGGAGCGAATATGATAGAAATTAAAGAAGCAGTAAAAACCTTTGAGAATGGTGTAACTGCTCTCTCAAAGATTAATCTTCGTATTGAAGAAGGTGATTTTCTATATATGACCGGAGAATCTGGTGCAGGAAAAACAACTCTTTTGAAACTCATTCATTGCGATGAATTCCTTACGTCAGGTAAGATTTTATATAATGGAGCTCCAATCCTTGCACAATTTTCTTTGCATCTTTGGAGGAGAAAGGTAGGATTTGCCTATCAGGATTATATGTTAATGGAAAATAGAACAGTTTTTGAAAATATAACGC
This region of Caldisericota bacterium genomic DNA includes:
- a CDS encoding YitT family protein; the protein is MRLYGHILHIQKHIKPTKKSIVAGLLSIAGITIGSAIFAAGFNIFILPNHIAPGGFIGIAVILHYYFPFLQIGTMIIIMNVPLLIIGLKRLGWNFLFGTIAGTLLSSVFIDLFAPYLPQLQTDAILAAIYGGFLMGAGIGIIFRSFGSTGGSDLLGQIIYDFTGLPFGQAMMLIDVVIIILAGVVFRNINVSLYSIIAELVSNKTIDIVQSGLTFSKAVYIITQKPVKIKEVILNEIKRGVTEITAMGGYTGEIKKMLLIVVPHTQVSKIKKVVREADPESFVIVAELSEVIGSGFKSIKERI